A single region of the Syntrophotaleaceae bacterium genome encodes:
- a CDS encoding mechanosensitive ion channel produces the protein MKKIRLLLALFVPLVPVVAQAQDVPDLDKLADIIRWGGVALSILVVIVALVVLRMVRDVADRLERSFAERRPTIQKFESVARFFIYLVAAGICVGLSIRLDSTALTVIGGALAFAVGFAMRDLVAALIAGIIIMFDRPFQVGDRVEYAGQYGDIIKIGLRSVRMNTLDHNIVTIPNNKILTDVTASGNYGALEMQVPMEFHIGMDQNAKLASELIREACLTSPYIFLSQPVPVMAKQVILENYVAVQLKARPYVFDCKYEKSFETDVHLRVLDAFRTHGILPPAILHRSMHRIDDDSTATVSYLRSLASNPQGKNVGGPSEIVSE, from the coding sequence ATGAAAAAGATCAGACTGCTGCTCGCCCTTTTTGTCCCCCTGGTGCCGGTCGTTGCCCAGGCGCAGGACGTGCCGGATCTGGACAAGCTTGCAGATATCATCCGCTGGGGAGGCGTTGCCCTTTCCATACTGGTTGTCATTGTGGCGCTGGTGGTTTTGCGCATGGTCAGGGATGTGGCGGATCGCCTCGAACGCAGCTTTGCCGAACGCCGTCCGACCATCCAGAAATTTGAATCGGTCGCCCGTTTCTTCATCTACCTCGTGGCCGCCGGTATCTGCGTCGGACTGAGCATCCGTCTCGACTCCACGGCCCTTACCGTGATCGGCGGGGCGCTCGCCTTCGCCGTCGGCTTCGCCATGCGCGACCTTGTCGCCGCCCTGATCGCCGGCATCATTATCATGTTCGATCGGCCCTTTCAGGTCGGCGATCGGGTGGAGTATGCCGGGCAGTATGGAGACATCATCAAGATCGGTCTGCGGAGCGTCCGGATGAACACCCTCGACCACAATATCGTGACCATTCCCAACAACAAAATCCTGACGGATGTCACCGCCAGCGGCAATTACGGCGCTCTGGAGATGCAGGTCCCGATGGAGTTTCACATCGGTATGGATCAAAACGCCAAACTGGCCTCAGAACTCATCCGGGAGGCCTGCCTGACCAGCCCCTACATTTTTCTGTCCCAGCCGGTGCCGGTCATGGCGAAACAGGTGATCCTTGAAAACTATGTGGCGGTGCAGCTCAAAGCCCGCCCCTATGTGTTTGACTGCAAGTACGAAAAGTCCTTCGAAACCGACGTGCATCTGCGGGTCCTCGACGCCTTCAGAACGCACGGCATCCTCCCCCCAGCCATTCTGCACCGTTCCATGCATCGGATCGACGACGATTCTACTGCAACAGTCAGCTACTTGAGGTCCCTGGCATCGAATCCTCAAGGTAAAAATGTCGGCGGGCCTTCAGAAATTGTTTCCGAGTAA
- a CDS encoding ATP-binding protein, giving the protein MKTIFRRRLQKFTISLNASALSLLLAGFLLILAASGLANNHSPGQEPDVEAEVSSSVDNSPSFQYRETARQIRELVEGTLDAGILVSDLFDVRLDDEDAVRLEAGRLRALIEAADGRAAAKSVKKGARKKDAQEKVGSPDSLDPEVWAARLDLDRARLAFFSLSSEERAGLLAAHEEKRNLDAEARAAAELNESRRRAREAEEEQLRVLEAAQRARSEAEKLLKEEKARLLGIASDQAHFETDLVRQRQVLQQRAETTLGLRRRTREIIQDKLRNPQAVDDLYDQLRLWLRQSRDEFAAALFSRKASIPHPGEERFFDFGLDIDTESIERTRRDLLQKAADLEKTANQSNFEQLRQLYGEMVVLNTDRLSLLPHLSADKRASLTGFSAAGLDQAASELRQISLVLKYRVGVARKWIRLEEDDKSERTEAVVKAGLTAMKWSFAISAFLWWRRRIGPLLREWQQRIQKEEHHWRGLPSRRNQSITLALRIRRPLEWLLLAWALILLMPDSAGNLLEVSLATSLFTWTLGGWLAVATINEMAATRKTAFGRAKLLSTGAIRLRSLRLIGRTVVLFGLALTLTDQLVGHGTIYHWVLSVCWVASIPVFLIVIRWWQQAIFVRIELIRKKGPFERWVIAHRSGWTSFVAAVAGGVYLFLQGIVRAIQNWSVRFDIARRIHAYLFRRGLDKLAEERHTEQLAPLPDSLFTALAPEIPSAVTVPSSADEEVGAVIERIRRIGGGVFAVVGERGAGKSHILQQVSKALDGIVLLDCPKGGIEQLCRELVGKLDMATDADLEEAAALLDAGGEDSALLVDNAHRLIRPVIGGLAGFDHLLQVARSHSSRLTWILAMDKAVWRFLEQARGSRPLFDEVIHLDPWREEEIIALLTSRCEQAEIWPSFNGLIEELPADADEVDREEAAARAAAGYYRLLWDYAAGNPGVALHMWRRSLGLSASNEVCVNFFRTPDARELDGLPDSAVFVLKAVVQLEPAEIQEIISSTMLGPAQVADALRYGLAHGYLERDGDGYRITWGWFRTITRYLQRRYLLASSR; this is encoded by the coding sequence ATGAAAACCATTTTCAGGCGTCGGTTGCAGAAGTTTACGATTTCATTAAACGCATCAGCTTTGTCTCTGTTGCTGGCGGGTTTTCTACTGATTCTGGCCGCGTCAGGTCTCGCTAATAATCACAGTCCCGGGCAAGAGCCGGATGTCGAGGCTGAAGTTTCCAGCTCCGTTGACAATTCCCCTTCCTTTCAATACCGAGAGACCGCCCGGCAGATTCGGGAGCTTGTGGAAGGCACCCTAGATGCCGGAATCCTCGTGTCCGATCTTTTCGATGTCCGGCTTGATGACGAGGACGCCGTTCGGCTGGAAGCAGGGCGTCTGCGCGCCCTGATCGAAGCTGCTGATGGGCGTGCAGCGGCGAAATCCGTAAAAAAGGGGGCACGGAAAAAGGATGCGCAGGAGAAGGTCGGGTCGCCCGACAGTTTGGATCCCGAGGTGTGGGCAGCCCGTCTCGATCTCGACCGGGCGCGTCTGGCTTTTTTTTCGCTGTCCTCCGAAGAGCGCGCCGGATTGCTCGCCGCCCATGAGGAAAAGCGGAACCTCGATGCGGAAGCGAGAGCGGCGGCCGAACTGAACGAATCCCGGAGAAGGGCGAGGGAGGCCGAGGAGGAACAGCTTCGGGTTCTCGAGGCTGCACAGAGGGCGCGCAGCGAGGCCGAGAAACTGCTTAAGGAGGAGAAGGCACGGCTGCTGGGAATAGCTTCGGATCAGGCTCATTTCGAGACCGATCTTGTTCGTCAACGTCAGGTACTTCAACAAAGGGCCGAAACGACTCTGGGATTGCGCCGCCGGACCAGGGAGATCATCCAGGACAAACTTCGCAATCCCCAGGCGGTCGATGACCTTTATGACCAGCTCCGCCTCTGGCTTCGTCAATCGCGGGATGAATTCGCGGCAGCCCTCTTTTCGAGAAAAGCTTCCATTCCGCATCCAGGGGAGGAGCGTTTCTTCGATTTTGGCCTCGACATCGATACCGAATCCATCGAGCGGACACGCCGTGATCTGTTGCAAAAAGCCGCCGATCTGGAGAAAACAGCCAATCAATCAAACTTTGAACAGCTTCGACAGCTCTATGGAGAAATGGTGGTCCTCAATACCGACCGATTGTCCTTGCTGCCGCATCTTTCCGCCGACAAAAGGGCATCCCTCACCGGATTCAGCGCGGCGGGCCTGGACCAGGCCGCCTCTGAGCTGCGACAGATCTCGCTGGTTCTGAAATACCGTGTGGGAGTGGCCAGGAAATGGATTCGGCTGGAAGAGGACGATAAGTCCGAGCGTACCGAAGCTGTCGTTAAGGCAGGTTTGACGGCGATGAAGTGGTCCTTTGCCATTTCGGCATTTTTGTGGTGGCGCCGTCGCATCGGTCCGCTGCTGCGGGAATGGCAGCAGCGTATCCAGAAGGAGGAGCATCACTGGCGAGGTCTTCCTTCGCGGCGCAACCAATCGATCACTCTGGCCCTTCGGATCCGCCGTCCTCTTGAGTGGCTCCTGCTTGCCTGGGCCCTGATCCTTCTGATGCCCGATTCCGCGGGGAACCTGCTTGAAGTCAGCCTGGCAACGTCCCTTTTTACCTGGACCTTGGGTGGATGGCTGGCCGTTGCCACCATCAACGAAATGGCCGCCACCAGGAAAACCGCCTTTGGCAGGGCCAAACTTTTGAGTACCGGGGCCATCCGGTTGCGTTCCCTGCGTCTTATCGGCAGGACGGTCGTCCTTTTTGGCCTGGCCTTGACCCTGACCGATCAACTCGTCGGACATGGCACCATCTACCACTGGGTCCTTTCGGTCTGCTGGGTTGCTTCCATACCGGTTTTCCTGATCGTTATCCGGTGGTGGCAACAGGCAATTTTCGTAAGGATCGAGCTGATACGCAAAAAGGGACCCTTCGAACGCTGGGTCATCGCCCATCGCAGCGGCTGGACCAGTTTTGTTGCCGCCGTGGCAGGTGGAGTCTACCTCTTTCTGCAGGGGATAGTAAGGGCGATACAAAACTGGTCGGTCCGGTTCGATATTGCCCGGCGGATACACGCTTACCTTTTCCGCCGGGGTCTGGACAAGCTCGCCGAAGAGCGGCACACCGAGCAACTCGCTCCCCTGCCGGACAGTCTTTTCACCGCTCTGGCTCCGGAAATTCCTTCAGCCGTAACCGTGCCAAGCAGCGCCGATGAGGAAGTCGGGGCGGTGATTGAAAGGATAAGGCGAATCGGCGGTGGGGTTTTTGCCGTCGTTGGCGAAAGGGGAGCCGGCAAAAGCCATATTCTGCAGCAGGTCAGCAAAGCACTGGATGGGATTGTTCTCCTCGACTGTCCCAAGGGGGGTATCGAACAGCTTTGCCGTGAACTGGTCGGAAAGCTCGATATGGCGACCGATGCCGATCTTGAAGAGGCGGCGGCGCTGCTTGACGCGGGTGGTGAGGACAGCGCACTGCTTGTGGACAATGCCCATCGGCTCATCCGGCCGGTCATCGGGGGATTGGCCGGGTTCGACCACCTTCTCCAGGTCGCCAGGTCCCATAGCTCCAGGCTCACCTGGATTCTGGCGATGGACAAGGCGGTCTGGCGGTTTCTCGAACAGGCCCGCGGCTCCCGTCCTCTATTTGATGAAGTTATACATTTGGATCCTTGGCGGGAAGAGGAGATCATTGCCTTGCTCACCTCCCGCTGCGAACAGGCTGAAATTTGGCCGAGTTTCAACGGTCTGATCGAAGAGTTGCCGGCGGATGCCGATGAGGTGGATCGGGAAGAGGCTGCGGCGCGGGCGGCGGCCGGGTATTATCGTCTGTTGTGGGATTATGCCGCCGGCAACCCGGGGGTTGCTCTCCATATGTGGCGCCGGTCCCTGGGGCTTTCCGCTAGCAACGAGGTCTGTGTCAATTTTTTTCGCACCCCGGACGCTCGCGAACTCGATGGCCTCCCCGATAGCGCTGTCTTCGTCCTGAAAGCGGTGGTGCAACTTGAGCCGGCAGAGATTCAGGAGATCATAAGTTCCACCATGCTTGGACCCGCCCAGGTTGCGGACGCTCTGCGCTATGGCCTGGCGCACGGTTATCTTGAGCGGGATGGAGACGGTTATCGGATTACCTGGGGGTGGTTCCGCACGATCACCCGTTATTTGCAGCGGCGCTACCTGCTGGCCTCCAGTCGATGA
- a CDS encoding response regulator transcription factor → MRILVIEDQEEILQNIADYLHLHGYTVDCARNGLGGLHLAITLEFDLIILDIMLPGMDGLTLCRNLRQEAGVRTPVIFLTARDSLEDKLAGFKAGSDDYLVKPFSLSELHARVEAVLRRSQPLQVNRLQIADLLYDLDTLQVTRQGKTLKLNPIGLKLLERLMKSSPHVVRREVLQDMLWGEDVPDSDSLRSHIHLLRQTIDKPFDTHLIQTIHGIGYCLKADDKAI, encoded by the coding sequence ATGCGTATCTTGGTCATCGAGGATCAGGAAGAGATTCTTCAGAACATTGCCGATTATCTTCATCTGCACGGCTATACCGTGGACTGCGCCCGCAATGGCCTCGGCGGTCTGCATCTGGCGATTACCCTTGAATTCGACCTGATCATTCTCGACATCATGCTTCCCGGCATGGATGGTTTGACACTCTGCCGCAATCTTCGACAGGAAGCAGGGGTTCGTACCCCGGTGATCTTCCTGACAGCGCGGGACAGCCTTGAAGACAAATTGGCAGGCTTCAAGGCCGGATCGGATGATTATCTGGTCAAGCCTTTTTCCCTGTCTGAACTTCATGCCCGTGTTGAAGCCGTGCTGCGACGCAGCCAGCCCCTGCAGGTCAACCGGCTGCAGATCGCCGATCTGCTCTACGACCTGGATACTCTCCAGGTGACCAGGCAGGGAAAGACCCTGAAACTGAATCCCATCGGCCTGAAGCTGCTCGAGAGGCTGATGAAAAGCAGTCCTCATGTGGTTCGACGGGAGGTTCTGCAGGACATGCTCTGGGGCGAAGATGTCCCCGACAGCGACAGCCTGCGAAGTCATATCCATCTCCTGCGCCAGACCATCGACAAGCCCTTTGACACCCACCTGATCCAAACCATACATGGCATAGGCTATTGCCTGAAAGCAGATGACAAAGCAATTTAG
- a CDS encoding YkgJ family cysteine cluster protein: MLLKSLESYRQLVARVDRFAHEVSERYPSQLACRRGCDACCTHIGVSAVEALALSLAVSSLPADEAAALRERAARMEAGDACPLLAEGICLLYQARPIICRTQGLPLLFSEEGGRLIDYCPLNFKGVETISGAAVLDLEALNQTLAAISLLCLQELAEQGIDLPERLPLAEALQLEIVFSD; the protein is encoded by the coding sequence ATGTTGCTGAAATCTCTCGAATCCTATCGTCAACTGGTCGCCAGGGTCGACCGCTTCGCCCACGAAGTGAGCGAGCGTTATCCAAGTCAACTCGCCTGTCGCCGCGGCTGCGATGCCTGCTGTACCCATATCGGGGTTTCCGCCGTGGAAGCTCTGGCCCTGTCCCTGGCGGTATCGTCACTGCCGGCGGACGAAGCGGCCGCGCTGCGGGAACGGGCCGCGCGGATGGAAGCAGGCGATGCCTGCCCGCTGCTGGCCGAAGGGATCTGCCTGCTCTACCAGGCGCGGCCGATCATCTGCCGGACCCAGGGCCTGCCGCTGCTGTTCTCCGAAGAGGGGGGCCGGCTGATCGATTACTGCCCGCTCAATTTCAAGGGGGTCGAAACAATCTCCGGAGCTGCTGTTCTCGATCTGGAAGCCCTGAACCAGACCCTTGCCGCCATCAGCCTGCTGTGCCTTCAGGAGCTGGCGGAGCAGGGGATCGATCTGCCGGAGCGGCTTCCGCTGGCGGAGGCCCTGCAGCTTGAAATCGTGTTTTCTGACTGA
- a CDS encoding MFS transporter: MPEYDSKPSAGPASAGLPVEKTAGKQTLLVCCALSFFCYIATFMRMPVVPKLALDLGIGAVGIGHINAAYFLTAGLFAFPLGRVSDRLGKKPVALGGLLSLAAGSLILALSATFLQLAAGYILIGLGMAAFGSAMMSLISDIAPAARLGRAYGWFTMTLYAGMSFGPAIGGLLAKEMALSRILLLTALLTLLVVGAAWLFLPSGHSANSTGSPLTAGSATRALLRNRPLLGCLLGTLGACFCMGMFLSFYPLYAYAEGFSISQVGIIFLFHGVGNGLVRVPSGYLSDRIRDRRLPVAFGLVGCSVAMGILGLAGTFVTANLGAASLGLSLGVAFPSLGASIARTVPKSLMGMAMGGFNACIFLGMLVNALFMGPAIETIGFAGCFWLSAIMNGILAGLSLMLMRGTRPREKTKSSSTN; encoded by the coding sequence TTGCCCGAATACGATTCAAAGCCCTCGGCCGGTCCGGCATCAGCGGGCCTGCCTGTTGAAAAAACAGCAGGAAAACAAACTCTGCTCGTCTGCTGCGCTCTTTCCTTCTTCTGCTACATCGCCACTTTCATGCGCATGCCGGTGGTGCCGAAACTTGCTCTCGACCTCGGCATTGGGGCGGTCGGCATCGGACATATCAATGCAGCGTATTTTTTGACCGCCGGCCTGTTCGCTTTTCCCCTGGGCCGCGTCAGCGACCGCCTCGGCAAGAAACCGGTGGCTCTGGGGGGGCTCCTGTCGCTGGCCGCCGGAAGCCTTATACTGGCGCTGAGTGCCACCTTTCTTCAGCTGGCCGCCGGTTATATCCTGATCGGGCTCGGCATGGCCGCCTTCGGCTCGGCGATGATGTCTCTGATCTCCGATATTGCTCCGGCCGCCCGACTCGGTCGTGCCTACGGCTGGTTTACCATGACCCTGTATGCCGGCATGAGTTTCGGACCGGCCATAGGCGGTCTCCTGGCCAAAGAGATGGCGCTCTCCCGTATTTTGCTCCTCACGGCGCTGCTTACCCTTCTGGTAGTCGGGGCGGCCTGGTTGTTTCTGCCCTCCGGCCATTCAGCAAATTCAACCGGCTCCCCCTTGACGGCCGGATCGGCCACCCGCGCCCTGCTGCGCAACCGTCCCCTGTTGGGCTGCTTGCTGGGAACCCTCGGAGCCTGTTTCTGCATGGGAATGTTTCTGAGCTTTTACCCGCTCTACGCCTATGCGGAAGGGTTCAGCATCAGCCAGGTCGGCATCATCTTTCTGTTTCACGGCGTCGGTAACGGTCTGGTTCGGGTGCCGTCGGGCTACCTGAGCGACCGCATCCGCGATCGGCGTCTTCCGGTGGCTTTCGGACTGGTCGGATGTTCCGTAGCCATGGGCATCCTTGGTCTTGCCGGGACTTTCGTAACCGCCAACCTGGGTGCCGCATCCCTAGGATTGAGTCTCGGTGTCGCCTTCCCCTCCCTCGGAGCCTCCATCGCCAGGACGGTCCCAAAATCTCTCATGGGCATGGCGATGGGCGGCTTCAATGCCTGCATCTTTCTCGGCATGCTGGTCAATGCCCTGTTCATGGGTCCGGCCATAGAAACAATCGGTTTCGCCGGCTGTTTCTGGCTGAGTGCCATAATGAATGGCATTCTTGCAGGGCTGTCGCTAATGTTGATGCGAGGCACTCGACCGCGGGAAAAAACAAAAAGTTCATCAACCAACTGA
- a CDS encoding HAMP domain-containing sensor histidine kinase, which yields MTKQFSSRLSQRIILSFVLLTTIVSGLFAIGLTATIHYVEASLVRSEMPKDFSRIFDDYRNGRELRLEEGASFFPEGAALPDYLESIPTGYSEVVLNDLAYYVYHRIEGKKSYFLVKDQTSFERAEILLQRAVFSGFVLCVLASFVLGWFMVKQVIAPVRRLTRQVADREALREQPLPLASEHADDEVGALARAFDATFAKLEQALRREALFTSDVSHELRTPLLVIQSACEILVAKKELDGYSRQRIESIREAVRKMKELVETFLALARGKDNQAETATLDAIVKSEFPNWTQMAQQKENLLLLEDKAKDQLRKEVKYPAVLLRTVIDNLIRNAVRHTAGGEIVLVLRDDSFELRDTGSGIAPDEMDKVFEPYYRGTASRHDGLGLGLSLVRRICERENWTITLARNHPQGCWFRINLA from the coding sequence ATGACAAAGCAATTTAGTTCACGACTGTCCCAACGCATCATCCTGTCCTTTGTCCTGCTGACCACCATTGTCAGTGGTCTTTTCGCTATCGGCCTGACGGCCACGATCCACTATGTCGAAGCCAGCCTGGTCAGGAGCGAAATGCCGAAGGATTTCTCCCGCATATTCGACGACTACAGGAATGGGCGGGAGCTGCGTCTTGAGGAAGGAGCCTCCTTTTTTCCCGAGGGAGCCGCCCTTCCCGACTATTTGGAATCCATCCCGACCGGCTACTCGGAAGTCGTTCTGAATGATCTTGCCTATTATGTCTATCATCGTATTGAAGGGAAAAAATCCTACTTTCTGGTGAAAGACCAGACCTCCTTCGAAAGGGCCGAAATCCTGTTGCAAAGGGCGGTTTTCAGCGGTTTCGTGCTCTGCGTCCTGGCCTCTTTCGTGCTCGGCTGGTTCATGGTCAAGCAGGTCATCGCACCGGTACGAAGGCTGACTCGTCAGGTGGCCGACCGGGAAGCCCTGCGAGAACAGCCTCTTCCCCTCGCTTCCGAGCATGCAGATGATGAGGTGGGTGCTCTGGCCAGGGCCTTCGATGCAACCTTCGCCAAACTGGAGCAGGCCCTGCGGCGGGAGGCTCTTTTTACAAGCGATGTCAGTCATGAATTGCGCACTCCGCTTTTGGTCATTCAGAGCGCCTGTGAGATCCTGGTCGCCAAAAAGGAGTTGGACGGCTACTCTCGCCAGAGAATCGAATCGATCCGCGAGGCAGTCAGGAAAATGAAGGAACTGGTGGAGACGTTTCTAGCCTTGGCCCGAGGCAAGGACAATCAAGCTGAAACGGCCACTCTGGATGCTATCGTCAAGTCGGAATTCCCAAATTGGACACAGATGGCGCAACAAAAGGAAAACCTTCTGCTTCTGGAGGATAAGGCGAAAGATCAGCTACGAAAGGAGGTCAAGTATCCGGCCGTTCTGCTGCGAACGGTCATCGACAACCTGATCCGCAACGCCGTCCGTCATACTGCAGGCGGCGAAATCGTTCTGGTTCTGCGGGACGACTCCTTTGAGCTGAGGGACACCGGTTCCGGCATTGCTCCCGATGAAATGGACAAAGTCTTCGAGCCCTATTACCGAGGCACGGCCTCCCGTCATGACGGACTCGGACTGGGCTTGTCCCTGGTACGACGGATCTGCGAAAGAGAAAACTGGACCATCACTCTTGCCCGGAATCATCCGCAAGGGTGCTGGTTCAGGATAAATCTCGCATAA
- a CDS encoding calcium/sodium antiporter, whose amino-acid sequence MLTAICAIALGLALLVWSADRFVEGSAAAARHFGMPALLIGMVIVGFGTSAPEMVVSALAAWQGNPGIALGNAYGSNITNIALILGVTALISPIAVHSLVLRKELPILTAVTALAGWQLWDGNLGRFDALILLTVFCGLMGWTVWQGLRKKGDALGEEMEQELQTRSMPIGKAVSWMLVGLVLLIASSRILVWGAVKIAHGLGVSDLIIGLTIVAVGTSLPELASSVIAARKGEHDIALGNILGSNLFNTLAVVGIAGTISPMAVGAEVLSRDILVMAALTVSLFVIGYGFRGMGRINRLEGAVLMSCYIGYTAYLLVSVLG is encoded by the coding sequence GTGTTGACTGCAATTTGTGCCATAGCTCTGGGACTGGCGCTCCTGGTCTGGAGCGCCGATCGTTTCGTCGAAGGTTCGGCCGCCGCCGCCCGTCATTTCGGCATGCCCGCGTTGCTCATCGGCATGGTGATCGTCGGTTTCGGCACCTCCGCCCCGGAAATGGTGGTCTCGGCCCTGGCGGCCTGGCAGGGGAATCCGGGGATCGCTCTGGGCAACGCTTACGGGTCGAACATCACCAACATCGCCCTGATCCTGGGCGTGACGGCGCTGATCAGCCCCATTGCCGTTCACTCCCTGGTGCTGCGCAAGGAGCTTCCCATTCTCACCGCCGTAACGGCTTTGGCCGGCTGGCAGCTCTGGGACGGAAATTTGGGCCGATTCGACGCTCTGATCCTCCTGACCGTCTTCTGCGGACTGATGGGCTGGACCGTATGGCAGGGGCTGCGGAAAAAGGGTGATGCCCTCGGTGAGGAGATGGAACAGGAACTGCAAACCCGCTCCATGCCCATAGGAAAAGCCGTCTCCTGGATGCTTGTCGGCCTGGTTCTGCTGATCGCCAGTTCCCGCATCCTGGTCTGGGGTGCGGTCAAAATCGCCCATGGGCTGGGGGTCAGCGATCTGATCATCGGGTTGACCATCGTCGCAGTCGGGACGTCCCTTCCCGAACTGGCCTCGTCCGTCATAGCAGCCCGCAAAGGGGAACATGATATCGCTCTCGGCAACATCCTCGGCTCCAACCTGTTCAATACCCTGGCGGTGGTCGGGATTGCGGGAACCATCTCGCCCATGGCCGTGGGGGCGGAGGTCCTGTCCCGGGATATTCTGGTCATGGCCGCCTTGACGGTATCCCTGTTCGTCATCGGATATGGATTCCGCGGAATGGGCCGGATCAATCGGTTGGAAGGCGCTGTCCTGATGAGTTGTTATATCGGATATACCGCTTATCTGCTGGTATCGGTTCTCGGTTAA
- a CDS encoding sulfatase-like hydrolase/transferase — translation MKWLKSRRFLYLAGVGLTFFLVWLLLRLIFLVGFSDLDLHLVDQQDLWKALGVGLRFDLRLSLLLMLPLAALCCFPRWNMVRSPIVRKFGRVYLCLGLLAIGLVYVIDFGHYNYLGTRINATVLRFAGDAEISGTMLWQSYPVVWITLAWLGGCLALLIGLIRWERVSLDRPAAKISLLNAAIGCALMTILFAFGIMGRVTDINLKSPVPLRWSDAFFSGNQKLAAIGLNPVLFLYDTLHIPQQPYDSDKVESYYSTMSDYLGVEHPDRRALNFTRRIGPQPYRLQVERPPNVIFVMLESLGASRVSAYGNPLKTTPNLDAIAADGWFFRHFYIPVVSTAKTVWASITGIPDVSREETATRNPLITRQHTILNDFDGYRKLYLIGGSAGWANMSAMVRESITGIQLYQEGYWQSPTTDVWGISDLNLFKETDRILREIPKDEPFFAYIQTAANHRPFTVPKDNDDFVPLELPLEEVRKWGFRSVEQFNAVRLLDYNIGRFLQMARESGYFDNTLFVFFGDHNNRITTLPHMPPAFEQLGLESNHVPLLIYAPALLEPRVIEDAVGMVDVLPTIAGLVGLEYTNRTLGRDIQLSSEGPDRVVPLVLTEGSFPVIGAVTSEFLVRMNHDGSNPSLHALNAEKPLEDLSGRYPEKFEYLRNLALGAHEASRYLLYGNVRN, via the coding sequence ATGAAATGGCTTAAATCCCGAAGGTTTTTGTACCTGGCCGGTGTTGGCCTTACTTTTTTCCTGGTCTGGTTGCTGCTGCGCCTGATCTTTCTGGTCGGCTTCTCCGACCTGGACCTGCACCTTGTCGATCAGCAGGACCTGTGGAAGGCTCTTGGGGTAGGACTTCGCTTCGACCTGCGCCTGTCCCTGCTGCTCATGTTACCGTTAGCTGCCCTTTGCTGCTTTCCCCGCTGGAACATGGTCAGAAGCCCCATTGTCCGCAAGTTCGGCAGGGTTTATCTGTGTCTGGGACTGCTTGCGATCGGTTTGGTCTATGTCATCGACTTCGGTCATTACAATTACCTGGGGACACGGATCAACGCCACGGTTCTGCGTTTTGCCGGGGACGCCGAGATCTCCGGCACCATGCTCTGGCAGAGCTATCCCGTGGTCTGGATCACCCTGGCCTGGCTCGGTGGCTGTCTCGCTCTGCTGATTGGGCTGATCCGCTGGGAGCGGGTTTCTCTGGACCGCCCTGCGGCGAAAATCTCCCTCCTGAATGCCGCGATCGGCTGTGCCTTGATGACGATCCTGTTTGCCTTCGGAATCATGGGGCGGGTAACCGATATCAATCTGAAAAGTCCTGTGCCCCTTCGCTGGAGCGATGCCTTTTTCTCAGGAAATCAGAAATTGGCCGCCATCGGGTTGAATCCGGTTCTTTTCCTCTACGATACCCTGCATATTCCGCAGCAACCCTACGACAGTGACAAGGTGGAGTCCTACTACAGCACCATGTCGGACTACCTGGGGGTAGAGCACCCGGATCGGCGAGCCTTGAATTTCACCCGCCGGATCGGGCCCCAGCCTTATCGACTCCAGGTCGAACGCCCGCCGAATGTCATCTTCGTCATGCTGGAATCGCTCGGGGCCAGCAGGGTGAGCGCCTATGGCAATCCCTTGAAAACCACCCCGAATCTGGATGCGATCGCGGCGGATGGCTGGTTTTTCCGCCATTTCTACATACCGGTCGTGAGTACCGCCAAGACGGTTTGGGCGAGCATCACCGGGATTCCCGATGTGTCCCGGGAGGAAACGGCGACCCGCAATCCGCTGATTACCCGGCAACATACGATCCTCAACGACTTTGACGGCTATCGTAAACTGTATCTGATCGGCGGCAGTGCCGGATGGGCCAACATGAGTGCCATGGTCCGGGAGAGCATAACGGGAATCCAGCTCTACCAGGAGGGGTACTGGCAGTCGCCAACCACCGATGTCTGGGGCATCTCCGATCTCAACCTGTTCAAGGAGACCGATCGTATCCTTCGTGAAATCCCGAAAGATGAACCCTTCTTTGCCTATATCCAGACCGCCGCCAACCACCGCCCCTTCACGGTTCCCAAGGACAACGACGATTTTGTGCCTCTCGAATTGCCCCTCGAAGAGGTGCGGAAGTGGGGTTTTCGCAGTGTCGAGCAGTTCAACGCCGTGCGCCTGCTGGATTACAACATCGGACGTTTCCTGCAGATGGCCCGCGAAAGCGGCTATTTCGACAATACCCTCTTCGTCTTCTTCGGCGACCACAACAATCGCATCACCACCCTTCCGCACATGCCGCCTGCCTTCGAACAACTGGGGCTGGAAAGCAACCATGTGCCTCTTCTGATCTACGCCCCGGCACTGCTTGAGCCGCGCGTCATAGAGGACGCTGTCGGCATGGTGGACGTCCTGCCGACGATCGCCGGCCTGGTCGGTCTCGAATACACCAACCGGACCCTCGGCCGGGATATTCAACTCTCTTCTGAAGGGCCCGATCGCGTTGTTCCTCTGGTGCTTACGGAAGGGTCCTTTCCCGTGATCGGCGCGGTGACAAGCGAGTTTCTGGTCAGAATGAACCACGACGGAAGCAACCCTAGCCTGCATGCCCTGAATGCCGAAAAGCCCCTGGAAGATCTGTCCGGACGTTACCCGGAAAAATTCGAATATCTCAGGAACCTGGCGCTCGGAGCCCATGAGGCTTCACGCTATCTGCTTTACGGGAATGTACGAAATTAA